A window of the Candidatus Eremiobacteraceae bacterium genome harbors these coding sequences:
- a CDS encoding competence/damage-inducible protein A produces MASAEIITVGTELLLGQLVDTNTTFIAKALADAGIDVHRETSVGDNAARIAAAAREALGRADCVIIAGGLGPTVDDLTRDGAAAATGRALELHEASLERIKAMFARLGRPMAENNARQAMMPAGAIVLDNDQGTAPGFIVEEDGRALIAVPGVPREMKEMITQQVVPWLVKRYGVEATIVTRVLNTIGLGESDLDARIADLFHAGVNPSIAVLAHYGQVDVKLTAKAATRAEAIAMLDELEPRIRERLPDCVYAVDGGPIEQVVGELLRARAWTLATAESCTGGRIATMLTSVPGSSDYYLGGVVSYANEAKLDFLDVAPDLIEQHGAVSAEVATAMAVGVQAHLRASCAIAVTGVAGPGGGSEEKPVGLVYVALAGPDETADVRKLMLPGDREMVQRRAAMAAMTMLWKAAR; encoded by the coding sequence GTGGCCAGCGCCGAGATCATCACGGTCGGAACCGAGCTGCTGCTCGGCCAGCTCGTCGACACCAACACGACCTTCATCGCCAAGGCGCTGGCCGATGCGGGCATCGACGTGCACCGCGAGACGTCCGTCGGCGACAACGCGGCGCGCATCGCGGCCGCGGCGCGCGAAGCGCTCGGGCGCGCCGACTGCGTCATCATCGCCGGCGGTTTGGGCCCGACGGTCGATGACCTCACGCGCGACGGCGCCGCCGCCGCGACTGGACGCGCCCTCGAACTCCACGAAGCCAGCCTCGAGCGCATCAAAGCGATGTTCGCGCGCCTCGGCCGGCCGATGGCCGAGAACAACGCCCGACAAGCGATGATGCCGGCCGGCGCGATCGTGCTCGATAACGATCAGGGCACCGCGCCGGGCTTCATCGTAGAAGAAGATGGACGGGCGCTCATAGCGGTTCCGGGCGTACCGCGCGAGATGAAGGAGATGATCACCCAGCAAGTCGTGCCATGGCTCGTCAAGCGCTATGGCGTGGAGGCGACCATCGTCACGCGCGTGCTCAACACGATCGGCCTGGGCGAGTCCGATCTCGACGCGCGCATCGCCGACCTGTTCCACGCCGGCGTCAATCCCAGCATCGCCGTGCTGGCGCACTACGGCCAAGTCGACGTCAAGCTCACCGCCAAAGCCGCCACTCGCGCCGAGGCGATCGCGATGCTCGACGAGCTCGAACCGCGTATCCGCGAGCGGCTGCCCGATTGCGTGTACGCCGTGGACGGCGGACCGATCGAGCAGGTCGTCGGCGAGCTGCTGCGCGCGCGCGCCTGGACGCTGGCCACCGCCGAGTCGTGCACGGGCGGCCGCATCGCCACGATGCTGACAAGCGTCCCCGGCTCTTCGGATTATTACCTCGGCGGCGTGGTCTCGTATGCGAACGAGGCGAAACTGGATTTCCTCGACGTCGCGCCCGATCTCATCGAGCAGCACGGCGCGGTGAGCGCCGAGGTCGCGACCGCAATGGCCGTCGGCGTGCAGGCGCATCTGCGCGCGTCGTGCGCTATCGCCGTCACCGGCGTGGCGGGACCGGGCGGGGGCAGCGAAGAGAAGCCGGTCGGTCTCGTGTACGTCGCTCTGGCCGGCCCGGACGAGACCGCCGACGTGCGCAAGCTCATGCTGCCCGGAGACCGCGAGATGGTACAGCGCCGCGCGGCGATGGCGGCGATGACGATGCTCTGGAAGGCCGCGCGCTGA
- a CDS encoding GNAT family N-acetyltransferase gives MPPAIETPRLILRSFTEADFEPYFAAILSQRPVMRWLSGTGEPRTREEAVLTWARLLSPDRDPRDRFWAVVDRASGDLLGHAVLQRLDKGELIEVGYALGERWWGAGIATEASRAVVDFGFATTDLDMIVGIARPENAASRRVLEKSGLTYQGTRQYYGLDVAYYELRRADHKKVTPVPLQKKREE, from the coding sequence ATGCCGCCGGCCATAGAAACGCCGCGCCTCATCCTGCGCAGTTTCACCGAGGCCGACTTCGAGCCGTACTTCGCAGCGATACTCTCGCAGCGGCCGGTCATGCGCTGGCTCTCCGGCACGGGCGAGCCGCGCACGCGCGAGGAGGCCGTGCTCACCTGGGCGCGCCTGCTCAGCCCGGATCGCGATCCGCGCGACCGCTTCTGGGCGGTCGTCGACCGGGCGAGCGGCGATCTGCTCGGCCACGCCGTGCTCCAGCGGCTCGACAAGGGCGAGTTGATCGAGGTCGGTTACGCGCTCGGCGAGCGCTGGTGGGGCGCCGGCATCGCCACCGAAGCGTCTCGCGCGGTCGTCGACTTCGGTTTCGCCACGACCGACCTCGACATGATCGTCGGCATCGCGCGGCCTGAGAACGCCGCCTCGCGCCGCGTGCTCGAGAAGAGCGGCCTCACGTACCAAGGAACGCGACAGTATTATGGTCTCGACGTCGCCTACTACGAGCTTCGTCGCGCCGACCACAAAAAGGTCACCCCGGTCCCCCTTCAGAAAAAACGCGAGGAATGA
- a CDS encoding S8 family serine peptidase has product MKHRSSGSWFVFALVAAASVASMANSCNGKSSSSVGPTPPPGPTPLTGCNAGATSIQIAGEEASFSRRLPGRQPRQPYVPGELAVKFTGTGSEPEVAAAMARVRAVQVQPPSELGYAVYSIPQTQDPAAAAASLAGTRGIAEAKPLMARYLQDIPDDVDFGTAAQLTSPQTVNPVQWDMYAIQMPATWTNYKGSAAVTIAIIDTGYDANNVDICSKVVNSAVFDKGGGALDTAGSAQDMDGHGSNVSGIAASVTNNVTRFAGVGWNTDLLEVRVFPTPTVSNPSPTASNLDIAAGINWAVANGAKVINLSLGAQGTCDTTEGNAINAALGKGVVVVVASGNDGLGTIDAPADCPGVIAVGATALDDINFPSNPPEVIAGYSNWGTNQNGLTLVAPGGDPCINQSQSSCTPSQPPDYLQWITNNYSTTAHSLAGHGIFIAGTSQATPHVSGVAALMLTKNPALTSASVKVLLQTYATDIGNPVKQGAGLLNATATLQHT; this is encoded by the coding sequence ATGAAGCACCGTTCCAGCGGTTCCTGGTTTGTCTTTGCCTTGGTCGCGGCGGCATCGGTCGCGTCTATGGCCAATTCGTGCAACGGCAAGAGCAGCAGCAGCGTCGGTCCGACGCCGCCGCCTGGACCTACGCCGTTGACCGGCTGCAACGCCGGCGCGACGAGCATCCAGATCGCGGGCGAAGAAGCGTCGTTCTCCCGGCGCCTTCCCGGGCGCCAGCCGCGCCAGCCGTACGTCCCCGGCGAGCTCGCCGTCAAGTTCACCGGCACCGGTTCCGAGCCGGAGGTCGCGGCGGCGATGGCGCGCGTGCGCGCCGTGCAGGTGCAGCCGCCGAGCGAGCTCGGCTACGCCGTCTACAGCATCCCTCAGACGCAGGATCCCGCCGCTGCGGCCGCCTCTCTTGCGGGCACGCGCGGCATCGCCGAAGCCAAGCCTCTCATGGCACGCTATCTTCAGGATATCCCAGATGATGTCGACTTCGGCACCGCCGCGCAGCTGACGTCGCCGCAGACGGTCAATCCGGTGCAGTGGGACATGTACGCCATCCAGATGCCCGCGACGTGGACGAACTATAAAGGAAGCGCGGCGGTGACGATCGCGATCATCGACACCGGCTACGACGCTAATAACGTCGACATCTGCTCCAAAGTCGTCAACTCCGCGGTTTTCGACAAGGGCGGCGGCGCGCTGGATACCGCCGGCAGCGCGCAAGACATGGACGGGCACGGCAGCAACGTCAGCGGCATCGCCGCGTCGGTGACCAACAACGTCACCCGCTTTGCCGGCGTCGGCTGGAACACCGATCTTTTGGAAGTGCGCGTGTTCCCGACGCCGACCGTTTCGAATCCATCGCCGACCGCCAGCAACCTGGACATCGCTGCGGGCATCAACTGGGCCGTGGCCAACGGCGCCAAAGTCATCAATCTGAGCTTGGGCGCCCAGGGCACATGCGACACGACGGAGGGCAACGCCATCAACGCGGCGCTCGGCAAAGGCGTCGTCGTCGTGGTCGCCTCGGGCAACGACGGACTGGGGACGATCGACGCGCCGGCCGACTGCCCAGGTGTCATCGCGGTCGGCGCGACCGCGCTCGACGACATCAATTTTCCAAGCAACCCGCCTGAGGTCATCGCGGGCTATTCGAACTGGGGGACGAACCAGAACGGTTTGACGCTGGTCGCACCGGGCGGCGACCCATGCATCAACCAATCGCAGAGCAGCTGCACGCCGAGCCAGCCGCCCGACTATCTCCAGTGGATCACCAACAATTACTCGACGACGGCGCACTCGCTCGCGGGCCACGGCATCTTCATCGCGGGCACCTCGCAGGCGACGCCGCACGTCTCCGGCGTCGCCGCGCTGATGCTCACCAAGAACCCCGCTTTGACGTCGGCGAGCGTCAAGGTGCTGCTGCAGACCTATGCCACCGATATCGGCAATCCCGTCAAACAAGGCGCTGGGCTTCTAAACGCCACAGCGACCCTCCAACATACGTGA
- a CDS encoding APC family permease, translated as MVAAPPRASVAPSAHLARVLGFLDLSILSSASMAPAYSIAATFGLMIAAAGAGAPLALIILTVPVMFIAIAFHRMCEEHPDAGSTYAWARLAFGTRTGAFSGWIVMLSYFGAAMATVVPAGVYTLRFLDNPLHMVGPQLADNPFAVAIVGGAWIVAAGLLLAWGMRPTADASAVFLILELGALLLFAAFALMHPVVPGGHAGSLLTWGSGGGAGFLTAMVLAIWVADGWEISTYTSEENTGSTRQPGRSALVALVTTTAIMLVCAVAFMRVAPLSGLAAHATDTLAYVADQLGGGWRTWAMVLTVIVSTGATLWTGQLGLSRLLFSAARDGLLPKAFGVVHPKFGTPAFSIGVVTVGALILALLLGLEPTVYASLDDVDNIVSILLGMTFIATGAACVVYFLRKGTKWFDLTRVVLPAIGTIGLAALLIKNFHDQSRVDQIAAIGCIVAGIVVGWLAPIATSSFAKRTTS; from the coding sequence GTGGTAGCGGCGCCACCGCGCGCAAGCGTCGCACCGTCAGCGCACCTCGCCCGAGTCCTCGGTTTCCTCGACCTGTCGATCCTGTCGTCGGCCAGCATGGCGCCGGCCTATTCGATCGCGGCGACGTTTGGCCTGATGATCGCAGCGGCGGGCGCGGGCGCGCCGCTCGCGCTGATCATCCTCACCGTGCCGGTCATGTTCATCGCGATCGCCTTCCATCGCATGTGCGAAGAACACCCGGATGCCGGTTCCACCTATGCGTGGGCGCGGCTCGCGTTCGGCACGCGCACCGGGGCGTTCTCCGGCTGGATCGTGATGCTCTCGTATTTCGGGGCGGCGATGGCGACGGTCGTGCCCGCCGGCGTGTACACGCTGCGCTTCCTCGATAACCCGCTCCACATGGTCGGACCGCAACTGGCCGACAACCCGTTTGCCGTCGCAATCGTGGGCGGCGCCTGGATCGTGGCCGCCGGGCTGCTGCTCGCCTGGGGCATGCGCCCGACCGCCGATGCGTCCGCCGTCTTCCTTATCCTCGAGCTCGGCGCGCTGTTGCTGTTCGCGGCATTCGCGCTGATGCATCCGGTGGTCCCGGGCGGCCACGCCGGATCGCTGCTCACCTGGGGCAGCGGCGGCGGCGCAGGTTTCCTCACCGCTATGGTGCTCGCCATCTGGGTCGCCGACGGCTGGGAGATCTCGACCTACACGTCCGAAGAGAATACCGGCTCGACCCGGCAACCGGGGCGCAGCGCGCTCGTCGCACTCGTGACCACCACCGCGATCATGCTCGTCTGCGCGGTCGCGTTCATGCGCGTCGCTCCGCTGTCGGGTCTGGCGGCGCACGCCACGGACACCCTTGCCTATGTCGCGGATCAGCTCGGCGGCGGCTGGCGCACCTGGGCCATGGTGCTGACCGTCATCGTGTCAACCGGCGCGACGCTGTGGACCGGCCAGCTCGGTCTGTCGCGCCTGCTCTTCTCCGCCGCGCGCGACGGCCTGCTGCCCAAAGCGTTCGGTGTCGTGCATCCGAAATTCGGCACGCCGGCGTTCAGCATCGGCGTCGTGACCGTCGGCGCGTTGATCTTGGCGCTTCTGCTCGGCCTCGAACCGACGGTGTATGCGAGCCTCGATGACGTCGACAACATCGTGTCGATCCTGCTCGGCATGACCTTCATCGCCACCGGAGCGGCGTGCGTGGTCTATTTCCTGCGCAAAGGCACGAAGTGGTTCGACCTCACGCGCGTGGTCCTGCCTGCGATCGGAACGATCGGCCTTGCCGCTCTGCTCATCAAGAACTTCCACGACCAGAGCCGCGTCGATCAGATCGCCGCCATCGGCTGCATCGTCGCCGGCATCGTCGTCGGCTGGCTCGCGCCGATAGCCACGTCGTCGTTCGCGAAGCGCACGACCAGTTGA
- the leuC gene encoding 3-isopropylmalate dehydratase large subunit, whose protein sequence is MARPMTQTEKILAAHAGKADVSPGDIISIDLDLVMANELSAAVAITEFRKIKGATKVWDPGKIALCPSHFTPNKDIATATLSTMMRDFAKEQHIVHYFEVGRGGIEHVVLPENGMVGPGETIIGGDSHTTTYGGVGAFATGVGSTDIAAAFATGEMWVRVPPSIKVIYEGALRPYVHGKDLILTTIGRVGVDGAIYAAIEFTGPVVKELPISGRFTMANMSIEAGAKNGIFPVDAMTEAYCAAVGKKNYTVYHADKNAQYESVITIDCSKIEPQVALPWLPENTKNASDLNDIKIHQAVIGTCTNGRIEDMRQAAEVLKGRSIHPDVRCIVIPGSQKVYKQCIIEGLTEIFIDAGCVVSTPTCGPCVGGHMGVLSEGERCISTTNRNFKGRMGHVKSEVYLTGPYVAAASAVAGFIANPEQLGSPVAV, encoded by the coding sequence ATGGCACGGCCGATGACCCAGACCGAAAAAATCCTCGCCGCGCACGCCGGCAAAGCCGACGTGAGCCCCGGCGATATCATCTCGATCGACCTCGATCTCGTCATGGCCAACGAGCTGTCGGCGGCCGTCGCGATCACCGAGTTCCGCAAGATCAAAGGCGCGACCAAAGTCTGGGATCCCGGCAAGATCGCGCTGTGCCCGAGCCACTTCACGCCCAACAAAGACATCGCGACGGCGACGCTGTCGACGATGATGCGAGATTTCGCCAAAGAGCAGCACATCGTGCATTACTTCGAAGTCGGCCGCGGCGGGATCGAGCACGTCGTGCTGCCCGAGAACGGCATGGTCGGGCCGGGCGAGACGATCATCGGCGGCGACAGCCACACCACGACGTACGGCGGCGTCGGCGCGTTCGCGACCGGCGTGGGCAGCACCGATATCGCCGCGGCCTTCGCGACCGGCGAGATGTGGGTTCGCGTGCCTCCCAGCATCAAGGTGATCTATGAGGGCGCCTTGCGCCCCTACGTGCATGGCAAGGATCTGATCCTGACGACCATCGGCCGCGTGGGCGTCGACGGCGCCATCTACGCGGCGATCGAGTTCACCGGGCCGGTGGTCAAAGAGCTGCCGATCTCCGGGCGCTTCACGATGGCGAACATGTCGATCGAGGCGGGCGCGAAGAACGGCATCTTCCCCGTCGACGCCATGACCGAGGCGTATTGCGCGGCCGTCGGCAAGAAGAACTATACCGTCTACCACGCGGACAAGAACGCGCAGTACGAGTCGGTCATCACGATCGATTGCTCGAAGATCGAGCCGCAGGTCGCGCTTCCCTGGCTGCCCGAGAACACCAAGAACGCATCGGACCTCAACGACATCAAGATCCATCAGGCGGTCATCGGCACGTGCACGAACGGGCGCATCGAAGACATGCGCCAGGCGGCTGAGGTCCTCAAAGGGCGCTCCATCCATCCAGACGTGCGCTGCATCGTCATCCCCGGCAGCCAAAAAGTCTACAAGCAGTGCATCATCGAGGGTCTCACCGAGATCTTCATCGATGCCGGGTGCGTCGTGTCGACGCCGACCTGCGGGCCGTGCGTCGGCGGACATATGGGCGTCCTGAGCGAGGGCGAGCGCTGCATCTCCACGACGAATCGCAACTTCAAAGGGCGCATGGGCCACGTCAAGAGCGAGGTCTACCTCACCGGCCCGTATGTCGCCGCCGCGTCTGCGGTCGCAGGTTTTATCGCCAATCCCGAGCAGCTAGGCAGCCCCGTCGCGGTGTGA
- a CDS encoding choice-of-anchor C family protein: MSKLLSFILIACAALLFARSSVLAASGGAAASGGNLLHDGDFSAAPNPGSYTTYSKGSTAITGWVVTKATVDLIGTYWSAPGGLRSVDLDGTPGFGAIAQTIATTPGKTYSVSFLLSGNDECPPTVKHMRASAAGVHADYTVNGAGVRKNAWVHKTWTFKASASKTTLQFESKDTSGGECGPVVADIRATG; this comes from the coding sequence ATGTCAAAGCTATTGAGTTTCATCTTGATCGCGTGCGCCGCGCTGCTTTTCGCCCGATCGAGCGTGCTGGCCGCCAGCGGCGGCGCGGCGGCTTCCGGCGGAAATCTCCTCCATGACGGCGACTTCTCAGCCGCGCCGAACCCCGGTTCGTACACCACGTATTCAAAGGGATCGACCGCGATCACGGGCTGGGTCGTCACGAAGGCGACTGTCGATCTGATCGGCACCTACTGGAGCGCGCCCGGCGGTCTGCGCAGCGTCGATCTCGATGGCACCCCCGGCTTCGGCGCGATCGCCCAGACCATCGCGACGACTCCCGGAAAGACATACTCCGTGAGTTTTCTGTTGTCAGGCAACGATGAGTGTCCTCCGACCGTCAAACACATGCGCGCCAGCGCGGCCGGTGTGCACGCCGATTATACGGTGAACGGGGCCGGAGTGCGTAAGAACGCGTGGGTGCACAAGACCTGGACCTTCAAGGCATCGGCTTCGAAGACGACGCTGCAGTTCGAAAGCAAAGATACGAGCGGCGGCGAGTGCGGCCCAGTGGTCGCCGACATCCGGGCGACCGGTTAG
- a CDS encoding 3-isopropylmalate dehydratase small subunit yields MILKGTAHKYGKNVDTDVIIPGRYCNLIDPVELGKHALEDLDAEFVKKAKPGDLIVADTNFGCGSSREVAAVALKGAGVSGVVAKSFARIFYRNCINTGLPIFECPEGVDGISDGDTIKVDADNGVIVNETTGKSFKATQFPKFMQDLIAKGGLLRYVEQRLVEKNAGKGSVE; encoded by the coding sequence ATGATTCTCAAAGGCACGGCGCACAAATACGGCAAGAACGTCGACACCGACGTCATCATCCCCGGCCGCTACTGCAACCTCATCGATCCGGTCGAGCTGGGCAAGCACGCGCTCGAAGACCTCGACGCGGAATTCGTGAAGAAGGCCAAGCCGGGCGACCTCATCGTCGCGGATACCAACTTCGGCTGCGGCTCGTCGCGCGAGGTGGCCGCGGTGGCGCTCAAAGGCGCCGGCGTGTCCGGTGTGGTGGCCAAGTCGTTCGCCCGCATCTTCTACCGGAACTGCATCAACACCGGGCTGCCGATCTTCGAATGCCCTGAGGGCGTGGACGGCATCAGCGACGGCGACACGATCAAAGTCGACGCGGATAACGGCGTCATCGTCAACGAGACGACCGGCAAGTCGTTCAAGGCGACGCAATTCCCGAAATTCATGCAGGACCTGATCGCCAAAGGCGGACTGCTGCGCTACGTCGAGCAGCGGCTGGTCGAGAAGAACGCCGGGAAGGGCTCGGTCGAATGA
- a CDS encoding 3-isopropylmalate dehydrogenase: MTKTYKIAVIPGDGVGPEVIDEGLKVLKRASTLFGFTYTTKSYPFGADHYLATNEFMPPGQLTEFRTMDAILLGAIGDPRLPPGLVERGVIAATRFGLDLYINLRPIKLYAEHLCPIKGKKPEDVDMIVVRENTEDLYTGLGGHFKKGTPDEVVIANQIFTRTGIERAVRYAFELAVRRNGKKKLTLVDKANAIEVQQLWRRTVEEVAPDYPAIAYDFAYIDAACMWMVKNPESFDVIVTTNLFGDILTDLGAMVQGGMGVAASGNIHPGQVSLFEPIHGSAPKYKGLNSVSPIAAIGAVGMMLDYLGESRAAEAIESTIRSLLSSKRIPSLDASSGLKTSEIGDMVVAELEGNAVVPAS, translated from the coding sequence GTGACGAAGACGTACAAGATCGCGGTCATCCCCGGCGACGGCGTCGGCCCGGAAGTGATCGACGAAGGGCTGAAGGTCCTCAAGCGCGCCAGCACGCTGTTCGGCTTCACGTATACGACGAAGTCATATCCGTTCGGCGCCGACCACTATCTGGCCACCAACGAGTTCATGCCGCCGGGCCAGCTGACTGAGTTCCGGACCATGGACGCGATCCTGCTCGGCGCTATCGGCGATCCGCGTCTGCCGCCCGGCCTGGTGGAGCGCGGCGTCATCGCGGCCACGCGCTTCGGGCTGGATCTGTACATCAATCTGCGGCCCATCAAGCTGTACGCCGAGCATCTGTGCCCGATCAAGGGCAAGAAGCCCGAAGACGTCGACATGATCGTCGTGCGCGAGAACACCGAAGATCTCTACACGGGCCTTGGCGGCCACTTCAAGAAGGGCACGCCGGACGAAGTGGTCATCGCCAACCAGATCTTCACCCGCACAGGCATCGAGCGCGCCGTGCGCTACGCGTTCGAGCTCGCGGTGCGGCGCAACGGCAAGAAGAAGCTCACGCTGGTGGACAAGGCCAACGCGATCGAGGTGCAGCAGCTGTGGCGGCGCACCGTCGAAGAGGTTGCGCCGGATTATCCCGCGATCGCCTACGATTTCGCCTACATCGACGCGGCTTGCATGTGGATGGTCAAGAACCCGGAATCGTTCGACGTGATCGTGACCACCAATCTTTTCGGCGACATCCTCACCGATCTGGGCGCGATGGTGCAAGGCGGCATGGGCGTGGCGGCCTCGGGCAACATCCATCCTGGCCAGGTATCGCTGTTCGAACCCATCCATGGCTCGGCACCGAAATACAAAGGCCTCAACTCGGTGAGCCCGATCGCCGCGATCGGGGCGGTGGGCATGATGCTCGACTATCTGGGCGAGTCGCGCGCCGCCGAGGCGATCGAGTCCACCATCCGCTCGCTGCTCTCCAGCAAGCGGATCCCGTCGCTGGATGCGTCGAGCGGGTTGAAGACATCGGAGATCGGCGACATGGTCGTCGCCGAGCTCGAAGGAAATGCAGTAGTCCCGGCCTCTTGA